A single window of Providencia alcalifaciens DNA harbors:
- a CDS encoding LapA family protein → MKYFLILLLAVAVFIVSITLGSSNDQVITFNYLIAKGDFSLSSLLATLFGVGFVLGWLVCAVFYLRTIVSLKNARRKIRRLESQLGAGEKTISNSTELVTAQNKE, encoded by the coding sequence GTGAAATACTTTCTGATTTTATTACTAGCGGTCGCTGTTTTTATTGTGTCGATTACGCTAGGTTCAAGCAATGATCAGGTTATTACATTTAACTACCTGATTGCAAAAGGAGATTTTTCTTTATCTTCCTTACTTGCAACCTTATTTGGTGTCGGTTTTGTGCTGGGGTGGCTGGTGTGTGCAGTGTTCTATTTGCGTACCATTGTTAGCCTTAAGAATGCACGTCGTAAAATTAGACGTTTAGAATCACAATTGGGTGCTGGAGAGAAAACTATTTCTAACTCAACCGAATTAGTGACAGCTCAGAACAAGGAATAA
- the pgpB gene encoding phosphatidylglycerophosphatase B, whose translation MRKSAYLIAISVIFLLLPPIVMIATGWQWSPEHQPSMKWLLWLTDSAGLPYSYVTSVFLTLLTLIVFRHKRNQWLKLLVVIALCILGAQGVKSLMKSTFQEPRPYVVWLEKTYQIPHQEFYDLKRGERADLIKNTVKSDSLIPKWQRKHWQSETGYSFPSGHMLFAAGWALLLMVLFWQQRQYALSLVILCWAQGIGLSRMLLGMHWPIDIIASTLISALFALLGYWIYQSRFLEK comes from the coding sequence ATGAGAAAGAGTGCCTACCTTATCGCAATAAGTGTCATTTTTTTGCTATTACCGCCGATAGTTATGATAGCCACAGGCTGGCAATGGTCTCCTGAGCATCAGCCATCAATGAAATGGTTACTTTGGCTGACGGATAGCGCAGGATTGCCCTATAGCTATGTGACGTCTGTATTTTTAACTCTCTTAACGTTAATTGTTTTTCGTCATAAGCGAAACCAATGGCTGAAGCTGCTGGTGGTTATCGCGTTATGTATTCTCGGTGCACAAGGGGTGAAGTCCTTAATGAAAAGCACCTTCCAAGAACCGCGTCCCTATGTGGTTTGGTTGGAGAAAACGTATCAAATTCCCCATCAGGAATTTTATGATTTAAAACGCGGAGAGCGGGCGGATTTGATTAAAAACACCGTGAAGTCGGATTCGCTTATTCCTAAATGGCAGCGTAAACATTGGCAGTCAGAAACAGGCTACTCATTTCCTTCAGGTCATATGTTATTTGCGGCGGGATGGGCATTACTGTTGATGGTGCTGTTTTGGCAACAACGTCAATATGCATTGAGTCTCGTCATATTATGCTGGGCACAGGGAATTGGCTTAAGTCGCATGCTGCTGGGTATGCATTGGCCAATTGATATTATTGCCTCCACGTTAATTAGTGCGCTTTTCGCACTGTTAGGTTACTGGATATATCAATCTCGATTCTTAGAGAAATGA